Proteins found in one Triticum aestivum cultivar Chinese Spring chromosome 4D, IWGSC CS RefSeq v2.1, whole genome shotgun sequence genomic segment:
- the LOC123096377 gene encoding protein SHORTAGE IN CHIASMATA 1 homolog isoform X2 — MRTRFLAADYFSPPPPASCSDQALALASLRFPPLPIPSLPPDPHFPLPLPFPAAADLPTVSISGGDLDSLPISSALSEFLAAVIPQALPVPAIPAADEGLDDFLYDRGGYRKGFSLRESVAFKIPDGLDEISREKDGKGDGSRSYRLGTSTDTKRWELLKEHIFEVVEVDLPQILEGHVASFGGDESGDGGTLLFRVPDAKIQLDFIDIDTEMTLSYPTELADSIYQVEKIPVKHNDEEHLSARNINFLEIAALDCGVTIPLLEVHRHSWELNGCPTKAEISNIFHNLVEHLSEAQVQHPALNSTEFSRSTDMDMLAFVSKDAPCADYQADKPITVKAAVEMDLVRINDNLLLERNSALYPLKPDGTFSDLPCSVLLEEAQIIDFPSEDVFKMLVQSDAAELNTSDEIFKDDFDPARRFYESVVSSELVLVDDTFRSLPTPILSDDDMTLRSMVPSIGEVLCSLKTYSLSAADRIYLDWHLLLEGPCNREICSTYAIMVEEVKSCHFNSEMQVNCQQTSALGFDFLEYFWGSAKHQDEDKQNNIYVPTPLPHDPPPAVETAQKYRQESDTEGHGHMEKPSLGKAASLFKSMSQSSDINFYLNVRSGTKRGTNDENISTLDIPTLNEQAASFPSRSKVDKLIEIHPVNLSDSIRALIKQIHRSYTTALQESAYLRHTFSDGHLSIPKQKLLGLITGDGSDGFDNHCKHEDKMELIVLYGLKQVAYYLCFFGLHAGHLYISNLIGSFENIPERLRNIHSFIGEALWKAEKHQIDSHPSLHDIEMILRSNTHTSQQILIVADTAFWLPLGQKLTSMKMTFVELGKDPAAAYLDPVDKPNPTTWVLRGLPKSDCILLDNKNIPASFPFNEFGIVLEYGGPDKLSTLLSLAPNLDGFPQLHFLYVKVDVEDPSVALVEDNPTDQELRATLDTVLHALQKDLQEKMNKMRIVDSLNFIPATNQLQGRQENLCKYITADSTKILPADDQLLKQENLEKEFVDAHNFVPTAEQRHIEEMLSKRTILHSQHFVPTVEKSSSTSSVSANVIKAPQDNLSGTDLPSGVKVGRLTPGRLSTPAVVVNTGSHGKNMLFSRRSSYQQILSLEKGGMQVVERDVDLPVDLILSAAACLVWFETKIFGSNEFTASAETSSITNFVEIIATNILMSISFCFCGCIMVFEGEPHPLSAVMESSDSLYAAAASLMMNVQIFFSCTPKSTDEIVLSCIRNVNMLNKAPSPDIPESESLAESFFTKFPSINPLSAYSMLSCGGSLVEFLSWSHECRIQAVEKYLLSPQSISLFNALCKFGELGESRSVMTEGSSVDSDICSALLQSPSKRKRCASQVFAVPTSDPLHPDPLNQLPGDYVEHNNVFSQPKLRRFSDTEDAMPQLPEVFMFDQSLSRGGEGVSCLPRKHGIDAITGNQIMSDHISNGLTADTRHCNRRRANNMVDTYDFSWQPESGGKEPIKSSFPASEPSFSRSYSHPVFPSALEINDDTGYWDISGGAHDTWKGHVHGGIASTSCRNDVGSRYHEPTEEIMQKGHVHGDIASTSCRNDVGSRYHEPREEIMHNPGSSLAFLKQDSGFHATPHGSSWEIDYLRQMNEKRRAREERSRCNTSGMRDGAAKIINPPLIGSFRYQGDGDTPSRNRSPSVGTHHHKKAREETKAHTHRARKDFKMQPSVSHENRIEPSIYPSWTPIDKRARQKLSFATYGKEKQSKLVWRDPNSSGAECGFRKRYREEGT, encoded by the exons ATGCGGACTCGCTTCCTCGCCGCCGACTActtctccccgccgccgccggcctcctgcTCGGACCAAGCCCTAGCCCTAGCGTCCTTGCGCTTCCCTCCTCTCCCCATCCCCTCGCTTCCGCCCGATCCGCATTTCCCGCTCCCCCTCCCTTTCCCCGCCGCGGCCGACCTCCCCACAGTCAGCATCTCGGGCGGCGATCTCGACTCTCTCCCCATATCCTCCGCGCTATCTGAGTTCCTCGCGGCCGTTATTCCGCAGGCCCTGCCTGTGCCGGCTATCCCCGCCGCCGACGAG GGATTGGATGATTTCCTCTACGACAGGGGCGGGTATCGCAAGGGTTTTAGCTTGAGGGAGTCTGTTGCATTCAAAATCCCTGAT GGATTGGACGAGATTAGCCGCGAGAAGGATGGAAAGGGAGACGGATCCAGGTCATATAGATTGGGGACCTCCACTGACACGAAG AGATGGGAACTGCTGAAGGAGCACATATTTGAGGTTGTAGAGGTCGATCTCCCGCAG ATTTTGGAAGGACACGTTGCATCCTTTGGTGGTGACGAGTCTGGTGATGGTGGCACCTTATTGTTTCGTGTTCCAGATGCGAAAATCCAGTTG GATTTCATTGATATTGACACTGAGATGACATTAAGCTATCCAACTGAACTTGCGGATTCAATTTATCAAGTAGAGAAAATCCCTGTGAAGCATAATGACGAGGAACATTTGTCTGCAAGGAATATTAACTTTTTGGAGATTGCAGCATTAGATTGTGGTGTAACAATACCACTACTGGAGGTTCATAGGCATTCTTGGGAGCTTAATGGGTGTCCCACTAAGGCAGAGATATCTAATATTTTTCATAACCTTGTTGAACATTTGAGTGAAGCACAAGTTCAGCATCCAGCGTTGAACTCAACCGAGTTCTCAAGATCAACTGATATGGACATGTTGGCCTTTGTTTCCAAAGATGCCCCATGTGCAGACTATCAAGCAGATAAACCAATAACAGTTAAGGCTGCAGTAGAGATGGATCTTGTGAGGATCAATGATAATCTTCTACTTGAGAGAAACTCAGCATTGTACCCTCTCAAGCCTGATGGCACCTTTTCAGATTTGCCTTGCTCAGTTCTTTTAGAAGAAGCACAGATCATTGATTTCCCTTCAGAGGATGTCTTCAAAATGCTTGTTCAGTCAGATGCAGCTGAGCTGAATACATCTGATGAAATATTCAAAGACGACTTCGATCCAGCAAGGCGTTTCTATGAATCAGTGGTTAGCTCTGAGTTGGTGCTGGTTGACGATACATTCAGATCACTACCTACACCTATTTTATCTGATGATGATATGACACTGAGGTCTATGGTCCCCTCCATAGGAGAAGTACTTTGCTCCCTGAAAACTTATTCACTCTCTGCAGCCGACAGAATTTATTTGGACTGGCATCTTTTATTGGAAGGTCCATGCAACCGGGAGATATGCTCTACCTATGCAATCATGGTTGAGGAGGTAAAAAGTTGCCACTTCAATTCTGAGATGCAAGTCAATTGTCAGCAGACATCAGCACTTGGTTTTGATTTTCTTGAGTATTTTTGGGGAAGTGCAAAACACCAAGATGAGGACAAGCAGAACAATATTTATGTGCCTACCCCTCTACCTCATGATCCACCTCCTGCAGTGGAAACAGCTCAAAAATACAGACAAGAAAGTGATACTGAAGGCCACGGCCACATGGAAAAGCCAAGTTTAGGAAAGGCAGCTTCGTTATTCAAGTCAATGTCACAATCCAGTGACATAAATTTCTACTTGAACGTCAGAAGCGGCACCAAGAGAGGAACTAATGATGAAAATATTTCTACTTTAGATATCCCTACTTTAAATGAACAAGCAGCTTCTTTTCCAAGCAGGTCTAAAGTTGAcaagctcatagaaattcatcctGTCAACCTTTCAGATTCTATCCGAGCCCTTATCAAACAAATCCATAGAAGCTATACAACTGCTTTGCAAGAAAGTGCATATTTGAGGCATACTTTCTCGGATGGGCATTTAAGCATTCCGAAGCAGAAGCTTCTTGGACTGATAACTGGAGATGGTTCAGATGGCTTTGATAATCACTGTAAACATGAAGATAAGATGGAACTCATTGTACTCTATGGTTTAAAACAGGTTGCATATTATCTATGTTTCTTTGGTTTGCATGCTGGCCATCTGTACATAAGCAACCTGATTGGAAGCTTTGAAAATATTCCTGAGAGGTTAAGAAATATTCATAGTTTCATTGGTGAAGCACTGTGGAAAGCTGAGAAGCATCAGATTGACTCTCACCCATCATTGCATGACATTGAAATGATCCTGAGGTCTAATACACACACCAGCCAACAGATCCTTATAGTTGCCGATACAGCTTTCTGGCTGCCATTGGGTCAAAAATTAACTTCGATGAAGATGACATTTGTTGAGCTAGGAAAAGACCCTGCTGCAGCTTATTTAGATCCGGTGGACAAGCCAAACCCTACAACTTGGGTGCTCAGAGGATTGCCGAAATCAGACTGCATTCTGCTAGATAATAA GAACATTCCAGCTTCATTCCCTTTCAATGAGTTTGGCATCGTACTGGAATACGGAGGTCCAGATAAATTATCTACCTTGTTGTCTCTGGCTCCTAATTTAGATGGTTTTCCACAACTGCATTTCCTCTATGTCAAAGTGGATGTTGAAGATCCTTCGGTTGCACTTGTTGAGGACAACCCTACTGACCAGGAGTTGAGAGCCACACTG GATACGGTTTTGCATGCACTTCAGAAAGATCTGCAAGAGAAGATGAACAAGATGCGTATTGTTGATTCATTGAACTTTATACCAGCAACTAATCAGCTGCAAGGACGGCAGGAAAATCTCTGCAAATATATCACTGCTGATTCAACAAAAATATTGCCTGCAGATGATCAACTGCTCAAACAAGAAAATTTGGAGAAAGAGTTTGTTGATGCACATAATTTTGTTCCTACAGCTGAACAGCGGCACATAGAGGAAATGTTGAGCAAAAGAACTATCCTCCATTCACAACATTTTGTGCCTACAGTTGAGAAGAGCAGCTCTACTTCTTCTGTATCTGCAAATGTGATCAAGGCCCCACAAGACAATCTATCTGGTACTGACTTGCCTTCCGGTGTAAAAGTTGGTCGCCTCACTCCAGGAAGATTATCCACCCCGGCGGTTGTTGTAAATACTGGAAGTCATGGAAAGAATATGCTTTTCTCTCGGAGATCATCTTATCAGCAGATACTATCTTTGGAGAAAGGAGGAATGCAGGTTGTGGAACGAGACGTTGATCTTCCTGTGGACCTAATACTCAGTGCTGCAGCTTGCCTAGTATGGTTTGAGACAAAAATCTTTGGGAGCAATGAATTCACAGCATCGGCAGAGACATCTAGTATAACAAATTTTGTAGAGATCATTGCGACCAACATTCTGATGTCAATTAGCTTCTGTTTCTGTGGTTGTATAATG GTCTTTGAAGGTGAACCTCACCCCCTTTCTGCTGTAATGGAGTCATCTGATTCTCTATATGCTGCAGCTGCTAGTCTGATGATGAACGTGCAGATATTCTTCTCATGCACACCCAAGTCAACAGATGAGATAGTTCTTAGTTGCATTAGGAATGTGAACATGTTGAATAAAGCTCCTTCTCCAGATATACCTGAATCAGAAAGCTTGGCTGAATCATTTTTCACAAAATTCCCTTCAATCAATCCCTTGTCTGCATACAGTATGCTTTCTTGTGGAGGCAGCCTTGTGGAGTTCCTCAGTTGGTCACATGAGTGTCGTATACAGGCTGTTGAGAAGTATCTCTTGTCCCCGCAGAGCATTTCTCTGTTCAATGCTTTGTGCAAATTCGGTGAGCTAGGTGAATCTAGGTCTGTGATGACTGAAGGCTCTTCTGTAGATTCAGACATCTGTAGTGCATTGTTGCAGTCTCCAAGTAAAAGGAAAAGGTGCGCCTCTCAAGTTTTTGCAGTACCAACTAGTGATCCCCTCCATCCGGATCCTCTAAACCAATTGCCTGGTGATTATGTAGAACATAACAATGTATTCTCACAGCCTAAGTTGAGGAGGTTCTCCGACACGGAGGATGCAATGCCTCAGCTCCCAGAGGTCTTTATGTTCGATCAAAGTTTGAGTAGGGGAGGTGAGGGGGTCTCTTGTCTGCCAAGAAAACACGGTATTGATGCAATAACTGGCAATCAGATCATGAGTGATCATATCAGCAATGGATTGACTGCAGATACGAGGCATTGTAACCGAAGAAGGGCTAACAATATGGTGGACACATATGACTTCTCTTGGCAACCGGAATCAGGGGGTAAAGAACCTATCAAAAGCTCTTTTCCGGCAAGCGAACCATCATTCAGCAGAAGTTACAGTCATCCAGTATTTCCATCTGCATTGGAGATCAATGATGATACTGGTTACTGGGACATTTCAGGAGGTGCACATGACACTTGGAAGGGTCATGTAC ATGGGGGTATTGCCTCAACCTCTTGCAGAAATGATGTGGGCAGCAGATATCATGAGCCAACAGAGGAAATAATGCAGAAGGGTCATGTACATGGGGATATTGCCTCAACCTCTTGCAGAAATGATGTGGGCAGCAGATATCATGAGCCAAGAGAGGAAATAATGCATAATCCAGGAAGTTCGCTTGCTTTTCTGAAACAGGATTCTGGCTTTCATGCGACTCCACATGGCTCAAGCTGGGAAATTGATTATCTAAGGCAAATGAACGAAAAAAGAAGAGCACGTGAGGAGAGATCAAGATGTAATACATCAGGGATGAGGGACGGGGCCGCTAAGATTATAAATCCTCCACTTATTGGATCCTTCAGATACCAAGGAGATGGAGATACTCCTTCGAGGAACCGGAGCCCATCTGTGGGAACTCACCATCATAAGAAAGCCAGAGAAGAAACTAAAGCACATACCCATAGAGCAAGAAAAGATTTCAAGATGCAACCAAGTGTAAGTCACGAAAACAGGATAGAGCCGTCCATATATCCATCGTGGACTCCCATTGACAAGAGAGCCAGACAG AAACTTTCATTTGCAACATACGGGAAGGAGAAGCAAAGCAAGTTGGTCTGGAGAGACCCAAATAGCTCTGGTGCTGAGTGTGGCTTCCGGAAAAGATACCGGGAAGAAGGTACGTAG
- the LOC123096377 gene encoding protein SHORTAGE IN CHIASMATA 1 homolog isoform X1: MRTRFLAADYFSPPPPASCSDQALALASLRFPPLPIPSLPPDPHFPLPLPFPAAADLPTVSISGGDLDSLPISSALSEFLAAVIPQALPVPAIPAADEGLDDFLYDRGGYRKGFSLRESVAFKIPDGLDEISREKDGKGDGSRSYRLGTSTDTKRWELLKEHIFEVVEVDLPQILEGHVASFGGDESGDGGTLLFRVPDAKIQLDFIDIDTEMTLSYPTELADSIYQVEKIPVKHNDEEHLSARNINFLEIAALDCGVTIPLLEVHRHSWELNGCPTKAEISNIFHNLVEHLSEAQVQHPALNSTEFSRSTDMDMLAFVSKDAPCADYQADKPITVKAAVEMDLVRINDNLLLERNSALYPLKPDGTFSDLPCSVLLEEAQIIDFPSEDVFKMLVQSDAAELNTSDEIFKDDFDPARRFYESVVSSELVLVDDTFRSLPTPILSDDDMTLRSMVPSIGEVLCSLKTYSLSAADRIYLDWHLLLEGPCNREICSTYAIMVEEVKSCHFNSEMQVNCQQTSALGFDFLEYFWGSAKHQDEDKQNNIYVPTPLPHDPPPAVETAQKYRQESDTEGHGHMEKPSLGKAASLFKSMSQSSDINFYLNVRSGTKRGTNDENISTLDIPTLNEQAASFPSRSKVDKLIEIHPVNLSDSIRALIKQIHRSYTTALQESAYLRHTFSDGHLSIPKQKLLGLITGDGSDGFDNHCKHEDKMELIVLYGLKQVAYYLCFFGLHAGHLYISNLIGSFENIPERLRNIHSFIGEALWKAEKHQIDSHPSLHDIEMILRSNTHTSQQILIVADTAFWLPLGQKLTSMKMTFVELGKDPAAAYLDPVDKPNPTTWVLRGLPKSDCILLDNKNIPASFPFNEFGIVLEYGGPDKLSTLLSLAPNLDGFPQLHFLYVKVDVEDPSVALVEDNPTDQELRATLDTVLHALQKDLQEKMNKMRIVDSLNFIPATNQLQGRQENLCKYITADSTKILPADDQLLKQENLEKEFVDAHNFVPTAEQRHIEEMLSKRTILHSQHFVPTVEKSSSTSSVSANVIKAPQDNLSGTDLPSGVKVGRLTPGRLSTPAVVVNTGSHGKNMLFSRRSSYQQILSLEKGGMQVVERDVDLPVDLILSAAACLVWFETKIFGSNEFTASAETSSITNFVEIIATNILMSISFCFCGCIMVFEGEPHPLSAVMESSDSLYAAAASLMMNVQIFFSCTPKSTDEIVLSCIRNVNMLNKAPSPDIPESESLAESFFTKFPSINPLSAYSMLSCGGSLVEFLSWSHECRIQAVEKYLLSPQSISLFNALCKFGELGESRSVMTEGSSVDSDICSALLQSPSKRKRCASQVFAVPTSDPLHPDPLNQLPGDYVEHNNVFSQPKLRRFSDTEDAMPQLPEVFMFDQSLSRGGEGVSCLPRKHGIDAITGNQIMSDHISNGLTADTRHCNRRRANNMVDTYDFSWQPESGGKEPIKSSFPASEPSFSRSYSHPVFPSALEINDDTGYWDISGGAHDTWKGHVHGGIASTSCRNDVGSRYHEPTEEIMQKGHVHGGIASTSCRNDVGSRYHEPTEEIMQKGHVHGDIASTSCRNDVGSRYHEPREEIMHNPGSSLAFLKQDSGFHATPHGSSWEIDYLRQMNEKRRAREERSRCNTSGMRDGAAKIINPPLIGSFRYQGDGDTPSRNRSPSVGTHHHKKAREETKAHTHRARKDFKMQPSVSHENRIEPSIYPSWTPIDKRARQKLSFATYGKEKQSKLVWRDPNSSGAECGFRKRYREEGT; this comes from the exons ATGCGGACTCGCTTCCTCGCCGCCGACTActtctccccgccgccgccggcctcctgcTCGGACCAAGCCCTAGCCCTAGCGTCCTTGCGCTTCCCTCCTCTCCCCATCCCCTCGCTTCCGCCCGATCCGCATTTCCCGCTCCCCCTCCCTTTCCCCGCCGCGGCCGACCTCCCCACAGTCAGCATCTCGGGCGGCGATCTCGACTCTCTCCCCATATCCTCCGCGCTATCTGAGTTCCTCGCGGCCGTTATTCCGCAGGCCCTGCCTGTGCCGGCTATCCCCGCCGCCGACGAG GGATTGGATGATTTCCTCTACGACAGGGGCGGGTATCGCAAGGGTTTTAGCTTGAGGGAGTCTGTTGCATTCAAAATCCCTGAT GGATTGGACGAGATTAGCCGCGAGAAGGATGGAAAGGGAGACGGATCCAGGTCATATAGATTGGGGACCTCCACTGACACGAAG AGATGGGAACTGCTGAAGGAGCACATATTTGAGGTTGTAGAGGTCGATCTCCCGCAG ATTTTGGAAGGACACGTTGCATCCTTTGGTGGTGACGAGTCTGGTGATGGTGGCACCTTATTGTTTCGTGTTCCAGATGCGAAAATCCAGTTG GATTTCATTGATATTGACACTGAGATGACATTAAGCTATCCAACTGAACTTGCGGATTCAATTTATCAAGTAGAGAAAATCCCTGTGAAGCATAATGACGAGGAACATTTGTCTGCAAGGAATATTAACTTTTTGGAGATTGCAGCATTAGATTGTGGTGTAACAATACCACTACTGGAGGTTCATAGGCATTCTTGGGAGCTTAATGGGTGTCCCACTAAGGCAGAGATATCTAATATTTTTCATAACCTTGTTGAACATTTGAGTGAAGCACAAGTTCAGCATCCAGCGTTGAACTCAACCGAGTTCTCAAGATCAACTGATATGGACATGTTGGCCTTTGTTTCCAAAGATGCCCCATGTGCAGACTATCAAGCAGATAAACCAATAACAGTTAAGGCTGCAGTAGAGATGGATCTTGTGAGGATCAATGATAATCTTCTACTTGAGAGAAACTCAGCATTGTACCCTCTCAAGCCTGATGGCACCTTTTCAGATTTGCCTTGCTCAGTTCTTTTAGAAGAAGCACAGATCATTGATTTCCCTTCAGAGGATGTCTTCAAAATGCTTGTTCAGTCAGATGCAGCTGAGCTGAATACATCTGATGAAATATTCAAAGACGACTTCGATCCAGCAAGGCGTTTCTATGAATCAGTGGTTAGCTCTGAGTTGGTGCTGGTTGACGATACATTCAGATCACTACCTACACCTATTTTATCTGATGATGATATGACACTGAGGTCTATGGTCCCCTCCATAGGAGAAGTACTTTGCTCCCTGAAAACTTATTCACTCTCTGCAGCCGACAGAATTTATTTGGACTGGCATCTTTTATTGGAAGGTCCATGCAACCGGGAGATATGCTCTACCTATGCAATCATGGTTGAGGAGGTAAAAAGTTGCCACTTCAATTCTGAGATGCAAGTCAATTGTCAGCAGACATCAGCACTTGGTTTTGATTTTCTTGAGTATTTTTGGGGAAGTGCAAAACACCAAGATGAGGACAAGCAGAACAATATTTATGTGCCTACCCCTCTACCTCATGATCCACCTCCTGCAGTGGAAACAGCTCAAAAATACAGACAAGAAAGTGATACTGAAGGCCACGGCCACATGGAAAAGCCAAGTTTAGGAAAGGCAGCTTCGTTATTCAAGTCAATGTCACAATCCAGTGACATAAATTTCTACTTGAACGTCAGAAGCGGCACCAAGAGAGGAACTAATGATGAAAATATTTCTACTTTAGATATCCCTACTTTAAATGAACAAGCAGCTTCTTTTCCAAGCAGGTCTAAAGTTGAcaagctcatagaaattcatcctGTCAACCTTTCAGATTCTATCCGAGCCCTTATCAAACAAATCCATAGAAGCTATACAACTGCTTTGCAAGAAAGTGCATATTTGAGGCATACTTTCTCGGATGGGCATTTAAGCATTCCGAAGCAGAAGCTTCTTGGACTGATAACTGGAGATGGTTCAGATGGCTTTGATAATCACTGTAAACATGAAGATAAGATGGAACTCATTGTACTCTATGGTTTAAAACAGGTTGCATATTATCTATGTTTCTTTGGTTTGCATGCTGGCCATCTGTACATAAGCAACCTGATTGGAAGCTTTGAAAATATTCCTGAGAGGTTAAGAAATATTCATAGTTTCATTGGTGAAGCACTGTGGAAAGCTGAGAAGCATCAGATTGACTCTCACCCATCATTGCATGACATTGAAATGATCCTGAGGTCTAATACACACACCAGCCAACAGATCCTTATAGTTGCCGATACAGCTTTCTGGCTGCCATTGGGTCAAAAATTAACTTCGATGAAGATGACATTTGTTGAGCTAGGAAAAGACCCTGCTGCAGCTTATTTAGATCCGGTGGACAAGCCAAACCCTACAACTTGGGTGCTCAGAGGATTGCCGAAATCAGACTGCATTCTGCTAGATAATAA GAACATTCCAGCTTCATTCCCTTTCAATGAGTTTGGCATCGTACTGGAATACGGAGGTCCAGATAAATTATCTACCTTGTTGTCTCTGGCTCCTAATTTAGATGGTTTTCCACAACTGCATTTCCTCTATGTCAAAGTGGATGTTGAAGATCCTTCGGTTGCACTTGTTGAGGACAACCCTACTGACCAGGAGTTGAGAGCCACACTG GATACGGTTTTGCATGCACTTCAGAAAGATCTGCAAGAGAAGATGAACAAGATGCGTATTGTTGATTCATTGAACTTTATACCAGCAACTAATCAGCTGCAAGGACGGCAGGAAAATCTCTGCAAATATATCACTGCTGATTCAACAAAAATATTGCCTGCAGATGATCAACTGCTCAAACAAGAAAATTTGGAGAAAGAGTTTGTTGATGCACATAATTTTGTTCCTACAGCTGAACAGCGGCACATAGAGGAAATGTTGAGCAAAAGAACTATCCTCCATTCACAACATTTTGTGCCTACAGTTGAGAAGAGCAGCTCTACTTCTTCTGTATCTGCAAATGTGATCAAGGCCCCACAAGACAATCTATCTGGTACTGACTTGCCTTCCGGTGTAAAAGTTGGTCGCCTCACTCCAGGAAGATTATCCACCCCGGCGGTTGTTGTAAATACTGGAAGTCATGGAAAGAATATGCTTTTCTCTCGGAGATCATCTTATCAGCAGATACTATCTTTGGAGAAAGGAGGAATGCAGGTTGTGGAACGAGACGTTGATCTTCCTGTGGACCTAATACTCAGTGCTGCAGCTTGCCTAGTATGGTTTGAGACAAAAATCTTTGGGAGCAATGAATTCACAGCATCGGCAGAGACATCTAGTATAACAAATTTTGTAGAGATCATTGCGACCAACATTCTGATGTCAATTAGCTTCTGTTTCTGTGGTTGTATAATG GTCTTTGAAGGTGAACCTCACCCCCTTTCTGCTGTAATGGAGTCATCTGATTCTCTATATGCTGCAGCTGCTAGTCTGATGATGAACGTGCAGATATTCTTCTCATGCACACCCAAGTCAACAGATGAGATAGTTCTTAGTTGCATTAGGAATGTGAACATGTTGAATAAAGCTCCTTCTCCAGATATACCTGAATCAGAAAGCTTGGCTGAATCATTTTTCACAAAATTCCCTTCAATCAATCCCTTGTCTGCATACAGTATGCTTTCTTGTGGAGGCAGCCTTGTGGAGTTCCTCAGTTGGTCACATGAGTGTCGTATACAGGCTGTTGAGAAGTATCTCTTGTCCCCGCAGAGCATTTCTCTGTTCAATGCTTTGTGCAAATTCGGTGAGCTAGGTGAATCTAGGTCTGTGATGACTGAAGGCTCTTCTGTAGATTCAGACATCTGTAGTGCATTGTTGCAGTCTCCAAGTAAAAGGAAAAGGTGCGCCTCTCAAGTTTTTGCAGTACCAACTAGTGATCCCCTCCATCCGGATCCTCTAAACCAATTGCCTGGTGATTATGTAGAACATAACAATGTATTCTCACAGCCTAAGTTGAGGAGGTTCTCCGACACGGAGGATGCAATGCCTCAGCTCCCAGAGGTCTTTATGTTCGATCAAAGTTTGAGTAGGGGAGGTGAGGGGGTCTCTTGTCTGCCAAGAAAACACGGTATTGATGCAATAACTGGCAATCAGATCATGAGTGATCATATCAGCAATGGATTGACTGCAGATACGAGGCATTGTAACCGAAGAAGGGCTAACAATATGGTGGACACATATGACTTCTCTTGGCAACCGGAATCAGGGGGTAAAGAACCTATCAAAAGCTCTTTTCCGGCAAGCGAACCATCATTCAGCAGAAGTTACAGTCATCCAGTATTTCCATCTGCATTGGAGATCAATGATGATACTGGTTACTGGGACATTTCAGGAGGTGCACATGACACTTGGAAGGGTCATGTACATGGGGGTATTGCCTCAACCTCTTGCAGAAATGATGTGGGCAGCAGATATCATGAGCCAACAGAGGAAATAATGCAGAAGGGTCATGTACATGGGGGTATTGCCTCAACCTCTTGCAGAAATGATGTGGGCAGCAGATATCATGAGCCAACAGAGGAAATAATGCAGAAGGGTCATGTACATGGGGATATTGCCTCAACCTCTTGCAGAAATGATGTGGGCAGCAGATATCATGAGCCAAGAGAGGAAATAATGCATAATCCAGGAAGTTCGCTTGCTTTTCTGAAACAGGATTCTGGCTTTCATGCGACTCCACATGGCTCAAGCTGGGAAATTGATTATCTAAGGCAAATGAACGAAAAAAGAAGAGCACGTGAGGAGAGATCAAGATGTAATACATCAGGGATGAGGGACGGGGCCGCTAAGATTATAAATCCTCCACTTATTGGATCCTTCAGATACCAAGGAGATGGAGATACTCCTTCGAGGAACCGGAGCCCATCTGTGGGAACTCACCATCATAAGAAAGCCAGAGAAGAAACTAAAGCACATACCCATAGAGCAAGAAAAGATTTCAAGATGCAACCAAGTGTAAGTCACGAAAACAGGATAGAGCCGTCCATATATCCATCGTGGACTCCCATTGACAAGAGAGCCAGACAG AAACTTTCATTTGCAACATACGGGAAGGAGAAGCAAAGCAAGTTGGTCTGGAGAGACCCAAATAGCTCTGGTGCTGAGTGTGGCTTCCGGAAAAGATACCGGGAAGAAGGTACGTAG